The Molothrus ater isolate BHLD 08-10-18 breed brown headed cowbird chromosome 6, BPBGC_Mater_1.1, whole genome shotgun sequence genome segment GTTGCTCCTCCCTCAGGTCTCCACCATGACTGAGATGAAGAGCTACTCCCAGGCGGTCACTGGGGTGAGTACAGCCAGGAGTAGGGAGTGGATCCTTTCCCTAGGGAGGGATGTGTTCCCGGAATCATGcggctgccaggctgggatcagCCTGATTAGCCCACAGGCTAAAGGATGCTCCGTGGAGGACACGTGTGACCTTGTGGAGGTGGCAGGAGTGGACTTCCTCCCTGGGTTGAAACTCTGAGGGGTTCTCCCGATGTGAAGGGGAGAGGGAGCATCCCACCAATCCCCGcttttcctgcagttctttGCCAGCATGCTGACCTACCCCTTCGTCCTGGTCTCCAACCTGATGGCCGTGAACAACTGCGGGTGagtccctgctcccactgacCCCTGCGTCCCTCGGCCCCAGATCAGCTCCTGGGACCACCTTACTGAAATTCCCTGGTGGAAAGGTGCTGCCAGTGCTCCACAGCATTGATCCCTCCGTGCTTAAATTGGGAGagggttgttttggggttcAACCCAGTGTGGAGCAACAGAGGGAATGGGTCATTCCCGGGTGGGAATAATTCCTGGTGGgtctttcctcccttccccaggttGGCCGGGGGTCTCCTTCCCTATGCACCCACCTACTCCTCCTGGCTGGATTGCTGGAgccagctgcacagggaggtaagtgctggagctgggatgctccagacACCAGGGACATGGAGAGGAGCCAGGTGGGAGCCCCATGGGGTTTGGAGAGGCCACCCTGGACATTTAGTGGCCCCTCCATGGTCGTTTTCCCTTTCCAGGGCAACATGAGCCGAGGGAACAGCCTGTTCTTGCGCAAGGTTCCAGCAGGGAAGAGATATGTGTGGGAGGAGCAGAGGTTCCGCTGATTCCGGAGACGGGAGTGGGATTGTGGAGCCAATGGCGGGCTCTGGAAGCAAAGAATCATGGAGAGTGATGATTTCtatacagttttttaaaaatcatttcctGCTGAGAGGTCAAGATGCAGGTGTGAGAGTCTCTGTCCATGGGGGTTTCCTGGGAAGAGGGGCTGGTCGGTCACCAGCATTCCCTGATTTATCCAGGAGCCTTTTCCCAACCTCAAACACCATTGAAGCTGTTTCCACAGCAGAAATTCCCTGACAAGCCCAGGCACTTGCTGGCACATGGGGGCTGTCAGAAGTGGGGGGAGCGTATGCTTGGAAGGGGTTGTTGGATGCTTGGAAGGGGTTGCTGGATGCCTGGAAGGGGCTGTTGGATGCCTGTTAAGGGCTTGTTGGGCCCCTTGAAGACCCCTTGCAAGGCCCTGGGGGGGCAGAGGTGAGCGTTGCACACTGAGCCAGAGGTTTGCACACCCGGggggtgtgtggggctggggagctggggtcACACAGGTGGCAGGGGCTGTCACACACCAGCAAAAGGGACactctggggggggggggggggtcatTGCAcacctggcaggggctgctgcacaCGTGGTGAGGGATATAGCATGGCTGGAGCAGGCCTTGCACAGCCGGCAGAGCCGGAAGGTTGTGGCAAAGCTGGAGGGTaggtggcacagctggcaggagtTGTTGCTCACCCGgtgggggctggagcaggactcgcacacctggcagggacacCGCGAAGGTGGGACGTGGGTCACACACCTGGGGGCGGCTGTCGCACACCAGGCGGGACATGGCCAAGCCGGCGGTGGTTTCATACCCGGCCGGGGCCGTTCCGCACCGGAGGAGGCCGTCGCAccccgggcagggctgcctCACCCTCGGCACGGACGGGCCGCGGCGGGACGGGCTCGGTGCGGGGGGCGGTGCCGGCCTCTCCCCGCCTCCCTCCTCCCTCGCCGCTCCTCCCCGCCCCGTGCCGGCGCCATGGCGGGCCCGGGCGGTGCCGACGGTGCCGGGGACGCCGGGGATGTGCTGAGCAGCGGCAGCGAGCGGCGGTGCCGGGCGCggctggcggcggcgggcgcggggggcgcggcggcggcggccgcggtgCTGGTGCCGCTGTGCTCGGTGCGCGGCCGCCCCGCGCTGCTCTTCAcgctccgctcccgccgccTCGCCGGCCCCCACAGCGGCGACGTCAGGTACCGGCGGGGGGAGCGGGcaccggggccgggccggccctGACCCCAGCCCCCGATCCCTCCCGCAGCTTCCCCGGTGGGCGGCGGGACCCGGCGGACGGGGACGCGGTGGCCACGGCTCTGCGGGAGACgcgggaggagctgggggtgacGGTGGCAGCCACCAGCGTCTGGGGACAGCTTCGGACGCTGCCCGACCGGGTACCGGGGATCGACGGGGCTTGGAGTCGCGGGGACAAGGGCGTGCGGGGACAGGGCATGGGTTCAAGGTGACAGGGAGGGCGGCAGGGTCACGGGTGACAGGGGTAAGGCAACAGGGTCACGGGTGACGGGTTCGAGGTGACGGGGACAAAGGTTCTGGCGTGATGGCTTTAGAGTGACAGGAGCACAGGTGACAGGAACAAGATGTGACAGGAATAAGGCCACAGGAACACAGAGAAGCAAGGGGTTCAGTTGACAGAGATAAAGCAGtagggacacaggggacagagcGAGGGTTCTGGGTGACAGGGACAAGGCAAGAGATGGGTGACAGGGTGCAGGTGACTGGGGTCCAGGGGGATGGGAACACAGGTGAGGGGGGGGTTGCAGGCAGCAGCGGATTGGAATGacagggaaaaggcagcagggtCAAGGTTGACAGGGACAAAGCAACAGGGTCATGTGTGGCAGAttcagggggacagggacacgggtGACAGGTGTTACAGGTGATGACAATTctgggtgacagggacaggtcAGCAGGGATACAGGTGACAAGAATTCTGGGAATTCAAGGTGATGGGACACAAGGCAGTAGCACTGGTGAGGGGGTGACACACGGGGTGGGTGCCTGTACTGGGTGCAGTGGGTGAAGGCATGGGCATGGCCTTTAGGGAGGGGGTGTCACCCTGTCCTTCGCTGACACACCTTCCAGCATGGAATGACCGTGGCGCCCATCGTGGCCAACCTGGGGTCACTGGAGGCCTTGACACTGAACCCCAACCCTGATGAGGTGAGTggctcctccccagggctgctccccttCCCGTGGTAGCCGCTCCGGTCACGGCGGTCTGTGCTGACAGGTGGAGGAGGTGTTcaccctgcccctggcacacCTGCTCCGCGAGGAGAACCAGGGCTACACCCACTTCCGCACAGCCAGCGGCTACGGATACACCCTGCCCGTGTTCCTCAATGGCCCCCACAAGGTCTGGGGGCTCACGGCCATCATCACCGAGCTgaccctggagctgctggtgcccgGCCGCTACCGCAGGAAGACCCGCGTGCCCCCCCGGAAAGCCCCGGCCTGAGCAGGCAGGGGCGGCTCTGGGGTGCCTCAGTTCTCCACCATGCACGGGGGAAACGgctctgagcccagcagggatgtCGCACACTGTGATTCAGTAAAAGCCATGTTTGGAACTGCCCTGGGCTCCGAGTTGTGGACTGGGGGTAGGACAGCTGTCCCTTGGCatgggcacaggaggaggagtCCTGGTGCCACTGcggcagggacagggagtgTGGGGTCCCCAAGGAGGGGACTGTGTCTGTTAGTACCCCACAGCCATTGCCTCTGCCCCACCCATAGCCTCATGGAAATCCAGGATCTCCCCTCAGGCTCCATCTGTGTGACCCCATGATCGCTGGTGATCTCATGCTTcaggggcagcaggaccttGATGCCCTCTGCCCTGTCAGTCCCTTCCTACTATTTAATGTCtacagcagagcctgggagcacagcagcattTATTGAGAAGCCTCTGAGTGCTGCCAGCACCCCAGAAACCGCTTCCAAGCAGGACGAGGGAGGCGTGGTGGTGGTGGATCCTTACGCCGACGCCGCTCGGGCTTTGGCCTCGTTGTAGCGCCGCATCCTCTCCTCCAACTCGGGGCGGAAGTGGCGGATGAGGCCCTGCATGGAGCAGAGGAGTGGTTAATGGTGTTGGGGAAGGCTGCTGGCCCCTCCAACCCTCCGGGCCCCTCACCTGCACGGGCCAGGCCGCGCCGTCGCCCAGGGCACAGATGGTGTGTCCCTCAATTTGCTTGCTGATCTCCCAGAGCGCATCAATCTCGGCGGCCTGCGCGTCGCCCCGCACAAACCGCGCCATCACCTTGTTCATCCAGTCCACGCCTGCAGGaattgggatggggatgggtcCCTGCAGTCCCCACAGCCCCTAGCCCCTCAGCCCCGGCCCCCACTCACCTTCCCGGCACGGGGtgcactgcccacagctctcGTGCTTGTAGAACTCGATCAGGCGCGCGATGGCTTTGACGATGTCAGTctgggaagagagggagggtgaggaaGGCGAGGGTCCCACCGTGGCTGGGGGAGCCGGGGGAACCCATCCCTCACCGATTTATCCATGACGATGACGGCGGCCGTGCCCAGCCCACTCTGCGCCTGCACCAGGGAATCGAAGTCCATCAGCACGGTCTCACACACAGACTTGGGCAGCAGCGGTGTGGAGGAGCCACCCGGGATGACGGCCAGCAGGTTGTCCCAGCCCCCGCGGACGCCTCCTGCAAGGAGGAAGGTCAGGACAGGCAGCTCCGGCCCCGCTGCGGCCCGGCTCAGCGCGGCGCTCACCGGCGTGTTTCTCGATGAGCTCCTTCAGCGGCACCGACATCTCCTCCTCCACCGTGCAGGGCGTGTTGACGTGCCCCGAGATGTTGAAGAGCTTGGTGCCAGAATTCCGCTCCCGGCCAAAGCTGGCGAACCAGGCGCCGCCGCGCCGGCAGATGGTGGGGGCCACCGATACCGTCTCCACGTTGGCCACCGTGGTGGGGCAGCCGAAGACACCTGGggaaacatcaggaaaaaattcctccctgtgagggtggtgatgCCCTGGCAAAAGTGGCCCAAagatgctgtggctgctgcatccctgaagtgtccaaagccaAGTTcaacagggcttggagcaacctgggattgTGGTATGTGGCCCATGGTAGCGGGGTAGAATGAGACAGCTCCCTTACAACCCACACCATTCTATGAAACAGTGGGAGCTCTTAATGGATGTGGTGGTGCCTGTGATGTTGTCCCTGCCGCAGGACGGTGTCCTGGGGACAGTTGTTTTGGGGTGGCAGCTGGGAACTCGGACAGAGCTGTGGTGCCATACCCACGTCAGCGGGGAAGGGGGGCTTGAGGCGGGGCTTCCCCTGCTTGCCCTCGATGGACTCGATGAGCGCCGTCTCCTCCCCGCAGATGTAGGCGCCAGCGCCGCGCACCACGAACACGTCAAAGGCATATCCCGACCCGCAGGCATCGCCGCCCAGCAGCCCGGCCTCGTAGGCCTCGCGGATGGCCACCTGCAGGGGGCAGGGGGTGAGCCCCGGAGCGCCCCGAGCCCCGCCGgtgtggggtggctgtggggcGCTCTCCCCGTACCTGCAGGTTGGAGGCCTCATTATAGAACTCCCCGCGGATGTAGATGTAGGCGGCGCGGGCGCCCATGGCCCGCCCCGCCACCAGGCAGCCCTCCAGCAGCTTGTGCGGGTCGTGCCGCATGATCTCCCGGTCCTTGCAGGTGCCCGGCTCGCCCTCGTCCGCGTTCACCACCAGGTACTTGGGTCTGCGGGCAGCTCCCGTCAGGGGGGCGGCTCCCCGCAGGCCGGGGCCGCGGTACCGGAGCTCTAGGCGGTCCCGCTCTCACCTCCCGTCCGGGGGTTTGTTCATGAAGCTCCACTTGAGCCCGGTGGGGAACCCGGCGCCaccccggccccgcagccccgagGTCTTGATCTCGCCGAGGATCCAGTCCACGCCCTTGAGCAGGATCTCCTTCGTCTTGTACCAGTCGCCGCGGCGCAGCGCGCCCCGCAGCCTGCGGGCACCGGGCACGGTGGCACCGGGCACGCTGGCACTGGGCACGGGGCACCGGCGCTCCCCACGCTGCTCCCGCTACTCACCGCCAGTCGTGCCGCCCGTAGAGGTTGGTGAAGATCCGGTCCTCATCCCGCAGCGACCCGAATTGCGTCTTCTTGGGCGCCGTCTGCGGGGACACACGGATTCAGCGCCGGGAACACCGGGAGCGGTACCGCACGGTCCCGGCGCTCCCCGCCCCGTCCCCGCTTACCGAGAAGGAGGCGGCGGGCAGGCGCCGCAGcgccaggagctgcctgccgGCCATGGCGGGGGGCACCGGCACCAGGACCCACCACCGTCACCTTCAGCCGCCCCCCGGTGACGTCAGGGGGAGCGCCGGCGGCGCGGCAGTGACGTCACGAGAGAGGCCGGACCAGGGTAGATTtggggcggggccgcgcggagggggcggggccagaGCGGGGGGCGCGGTCACAAGGCGGGCTCGCTGCGCCGAGGGGGCGTGGCCTGGCTGTTGGCGCGCTGGCACGTgccccgcgcccggcccgggTCGGGTTTCGGCGCTGAAACCGGAGCCCCCCGTCCGCCCCAGCTGGAGCCCCCCGGGGCGCCCCGCTCCCCCCCCAGCGCCCCGGGGGGTCGCTGCGTTCCACCCGATCTCTTGCGCTCCGCGGCGGGTCCCGGGGACGGCGGTGGCCTCGTCCCTGCGAGGGACGGGCGCGGGTCCGGGGCGATCTGGTTTCCTCCTGCTCGGTACCGGTCgtgggaagaaggagaaggagcaggagcggGCGGGATGTTCTTCCTCTTCCGCGGGCCGCAGCGGCGCGGCACTAgcagccccgcgccccccgcctGCCGGGGCACTCCCCGGCGCCACGGCCCCGGCCGGAGGGGGGCCCGCGGCTCCCGCCCGGCCCCTCGGCTCAGGGGTCCCGGCACCGCCGGCACTGCGGGCAGCCAGGGGAGATTAAGCCGTAGTGGTGCGTCCCCCGTGGAGCTTCAGCGGGCTGCCGAGGAGCCGGGGCCCCGGCCGCCCCCCTCTTTTGGGCAGGTAACCGGCGGCGGGGACGGGCCCAGGGCACGGTGGGTGCCGCGGGTCCTGCATGCCTTCGCAGGGAGGCTGCGGGACTGGGGAACAGCTGGGCGGCTGCCCACATCTGGAGCAGGGCGGCCGAGCGGGGAATAATCCGGAGGATTATGCACGCGGGCGCGGCACCCACCCCCCCGCGCCTGCCCTGCATATCCCCAGATATTCCATAAAAACCTCAAATCCCCGGTGGCAGCCCCGCGGTCTGCGCCAGCCAGCCCCCCCGGGGCCAGGCATGTCCTGCGGcgcgggggcagcccccagccatgggcaACTGCACCAAGACCCCTGAGCGGCGGCTCCCCAAGGCACGGCAAGGCTGCGACACCCCgcggggcaggaggaggaggaagggagggtcCCTGCTCGCCCTCCCCCTCGCCGCTGACGCCTGCTCCACCCGCAGGATGGGAAGCCACGCTCGGGCGCTCCAGGCTCCGGCGCAGGGGACCCTGAAGACGTGCTGGACGCGGCGCAGACCCCCCCGATGCAGGGATACTCGGtgctccaggggctggtggGGCCGGCCTGCATCTTTCTGCGGCAGAGCATCGCCATCACCCAACGGGTACGCCACcgtcccttcccctccccgtGTACGCccggggggctcagggcagaaTCCCCGTGGGATCCCCCGGAGCA includes the following:
- the NUDT8 gene encoding mitochondrial coenzyme A diphosphatase NUDT8 — its product is MAGPGGADGAGDAGDVLSSGSERRCRARLAAAGAGGAAAAAAVLVPLCSVRGRPALLFTLRSRRLAGPHSGDVSFPGGRRDPADGDAVATALRETREELGVTVAATSVWGQLRTLPDRHGMTVAPIVANLGSLEALTLNPNPDEVEEVFTLPLAHLLREENQGYTHFRTASGYGYTLPVFLNGPHKVWGLTAIITELTLELLVPGRYRRKTRVPPRKAPA
- the NDUFV1 gene encoding NADH dehydrogenase [ubiquinone] flavoprotein 1, mitochondrial yields the protein MAGRQLLALRRLPAASFSTAPKKTQFGSLRDEDRIFTNLYGRHDWRLRGALRRGDWYKTKEILLKGVDWILGEIKTSGLRGRGGAGFPTGLKWSFMNKPPDGRPKYLVVNADEGEPGTCKDREIMRHDPHKLLEGCLVAGRAMGARAAYIYIRGEFYNEASNLQVAIREAYEAGLLGGDACGSGYAFDVFVVRGAGAYICGEETALIESIEGKQGKPRLKPPFPADVGVFGCPTTVANVETVSVAPTICRRGGAWFASFGRERNSGTKLFNISGHVNTPCTVEEEMSVPLKELIEKHAGGVRGGWDNLLAVIPGGSSTPLLPKSVCETVLMDFDSLVQAQSGLGTAAVIVMDKSTDIVKAIARLIEFYKHESCGQCTPCREGVDWMNKVMARFVRGDAQAAEIDALWEISKQIEGHTICALGDGAAWPVQGLIRHFRPELEERMRRYNEAKARAASA